A stretch of Castanea sativa cultivar Marrone di Chiusa Pesio chromosome 2, ASM4071231v1 DNA encodes these proteins:
- the LOC142625182 gene encoding protein NETWORKED 1A-like codes for MEIHPYENSCQELKEGQRTAIPDGISQLQKMQTRIKAVEKTVMEEMERLATQESINTNIKVEDVMKETEDFKPKGKLPQERGLESQRTKPENGILMKDVPLDQVSDTSFYGRSKIDNGRADDEMLELWETAEQECGQGPMVNETQKQASAPVEDVNACYRLEDGEKSQDLPSELEIEKELGIDKLEVSTSVRQPNQDVNKGKFLDAHPHHPTKVQTL; via the coding sequence ATGGAAATTCATCCTTATGAAAACAGCtgtcaagagcttaaagaaggTCAAAGGACTGCAATACCAGATGGAATCTCACAGTTGCAGAAGATGCAGACTAGGATTAAAGCAGTAGAAAAGACTGTTATGGAAGAAATGGAAAGGCTTGCAACACAAGAAAGCATAAACACCAACATCAAAGTAGAAGATGTAATGAAAGAGACTGAAgacttcaaaccaaaaggcaaaTTGCCTCAAGAGAGAGGCCTGGAATCACAGAGGACTAAACCTGAAAATGGGATTTTGATGAAAGATGTTCCACTTGATCAAGTCTCAGATACTTCATTCTATGGGAGAAGCAAGATAGATAATGGTAGAGCTGATGATGAGATGCTTGAATTATGGGAAACTGCAGAGCAAGAGTGTGGCCAGGGTCCAATGGTCAATGAGACACAAAAGCAGGCATCTGCACCAGTAGAAGATGTTAATGCATGCTACAGGCTTGAAGATGGGGAGAAGAGTCAGGATCTCCCTTCAGAATTAGAGATTGAGAAAGAGTTGGGCATTGACAAGCTAGAGGTATCTACTAGTGTTAGACAGCCAAATCAAGATGTCAACAAGGGAAAGTTCCTGGATGCGCACCCTCACCACCCAACAAAAGTCCAAACTTTGTAA
- the LOC142625185 gene encoding uncharacterized protein LOC142625185, with protein MGPQAFQGLCDILRRDGDLQDTQRATVEEQVGKFLHMLAHNQTTRTMSFFYRSGETISRHFHNVLRSIIMLEDQFLRQSNGTQVPLEILNSSRFNPYFKDCIGALDGTHVRAKVSNEDAPRYRGRKGYTTQNVLAACSFDLKFTYILPGEKGTASDSRII; from the exons ATGGGTCCACAAGCTTTTCAAGGTTTGTGTGACATTTTGCGAAGAGATGGTGATCTTCAAGACACACAGCGTGCCACGGTTGAAGAGCAAGTTGGCAAGTTTCTTCACATGCTAGCACATAATCAGACGACTCGTACAATGTCCTTTTTTTATCGTTCCGGTGAGACCATTAGTCGTCATTTTCATAACGTgttaagatcaataattatgttagAGGATCAATTCCTTCGACAATCTAATGGAACCCAAGTGCCACTTGAAATACTAAATAGTAGTAGATTCAACCCATATTTTAAG GATTGTATTGGGGCACTTGATGGAACACATGTTCGTGCCAAAGTGTCTAATGAGGATGCACCAAGATATCGGGGTAGGAAGGGTTACACAACACAAAATGTGTTGGCGGCATGCtcatttgatttaaaattcaCATACATATTACCAGGTGAGAAAGGAACTGCTTCAGATTCAAGAATAATATAA
- the LOC142625180 gene encoding putative indole-3-pyruvate monooxygenase YUCCA10: MESKAVVLIVGAGPSGIATAACLTHHSIPYVLLEREDCHASLWKKGTYDRLGLHLAKQFCSLPYKPHPPNTPTFLSKEYFVRYIDEYVSQFGINPRYHRSVESASYDNSENKWRVEAKNTIEGKVEVYVAEFLVVATGENSEVYIPDVTGLDSFKGEIVHSKQYKSGLKYQDQDVLVVGYGNSGMEIAYDLSNFNCHPSIVVRGPFHVLTKEAVHRGMTLMKYLPVHIVDALTVIYAAFLFGNLSKYGIHRPNIGPFFQKSLTGRSPVIDVGTIKKIKQGEIQVVPAIVRINEDSVKFMDGTERKFDAIVFATGYKSSANNWLKDYKYALNEVGMPKNPFPAHFKGEKGLYCAGLSKRGLFGVARDAETIADDINKILSARN, translated from the exons ATGGAGAGTAAAGCAGTAGTATTGATTGTAGGAGCTGGCCCTTCTGGCATTGCAACTGCAGCTTGCTTGACCCATCATTCCATTCCCTATGTGCTCCTTGAAAGAGAAGATTGCCATGCTTCTCTTTGGAAGAAAGGAACCTATGATCGACTAGGTCTCCATCTAGCTAAACAATTTTGCTCCTTACCATATAAGCCACATCCACCAAATACCCCTACTTTCTTGTCCAAGGAATATTTTGTTCGATACATAGATGAATATGTGTCCCAGTTTGGCATCAACCCTCGCTACCACCGCTCTGTTGAGTCGGCTTCCTATGACAATTCTGAAAACAAATGGAGGGTTGAAGCTAAGAACACCATAGAAGGAAAGGTGGAGGTTTATGTTGCTGAGTTTTTAGTGGTTGCTACCGGTGAGAATAGCGAGGTCTATATACCTGATGTGACTGGTTTGGATAGCTTTAAGGGAGAGATTGTACATTCCAAACAGTACAAATCAGGTCTGAAATATCAAGACCAAGATGTCTTGGTGGTTGGCTATGGTAATTCCGGAATGGAGATTGCTTATGACCTCTCAAACTTCAATTGTCACCCCTCCATTGTTGTCAGAGGGCCG TTTCATGTGCTGACCAAAGAAGCTGTGCATCGAGGAATGACTTTAATGAAATATCTCCCGGTTCACATTGTGGATGCTTTGACCGTGATATATGCAGCTTTCTTATTCGGCAATCTGTCCAAGTATGGCATCCATCGCCCAAATATAGGCCCCTTCTTTCAAAAATCGTTAACCGGAAGGTCTCCTGTTATTGATGTTGGAACAATCAAAAAGATCAAACAAGGAGAGATTCAG GTTGTCCCTGCTATAGTGAGAATCAATGAAGATAGCGTGAAGTTCATGGATGGCACTGAGAGGAAGTTTGATGCGATTGTGTTTGCAACTGGTTACAAAAGTTCAGCTAATAATTGGCTTAAG GATTATAAATATGCTCTGAATGAAGTAGGAATGCCAAAAAATCCATTCCCAGCTCACTTTAAGGGAGAGAAAGGCCTGTATTGTGCTGGGTTGTCAAAGAGGGGACTGTTTGGAGTAGCGAGGGATGCAGAGACCATAGCTGATGATATCAACAAGATTCTAAGTGCCAGAAACTGA
- the LOC142625183 gene encoding uncharacterized protein LOC142625183, whose protein sequence is MSSIDLYLYYGGELCNDVTYGVAYEGPGTKLEIIQLKKRREINLKKLKKKIMKELNLDRRLQDIKITYRAPLAMFSDRIVFTPIEIKGDKHVKIMFDRINSTPQLKAAELYISVEPHIEVGGADVQQTTLEGGGGEEFQSLHADSHPTLTPSTIVGGYTLPCQETPTPMEACGSSYQQEYIQSQGREGEDEDEDDVDHGRDEYEEMIGRDDFHENTINYENVDNVCDDVVDDHDDDAIEFQDDIGDGDHATVPTYEAHGLSFHANTWDNVIDPSNVEIPFSSSWGRGMNFSKGLIFPNKEAVKQALIVYSLDNNKNYITEWSNQKRLCVKCANESCAWKVRAFSQPKLNRLWAVKVFGGPHTCPSVGVNKDGRMMDSNFLAKELHKYVLEDHTSKIKDLQNLMKERFNHDISYYKIWDAKQKAIANIHGNWEESYQKLQKLLLAYKDSDPGTQVKFRSINGDISGTIIFKYVFRAFAPSIVGFAHCRPVISIDGTHLYGKYKGKLLIAMATDANNEIFPLAFAVVDDETGASWGWFLECLRTAIRDVVPNSGICIISDRHKGIISSIAQWPNNYVPVYHRYCIRHVASNFNTQFNDKFLKSLALKAGDKHQDRKLEKILDCLKEVEQA, encoded by the coding sequence ATGAGTTCGATTgatttatatctatattatgGTGGGGAGCTCTGCAATGATGTTACTTATGGAGTGGCATATGAAGGGCCTGGTACAAAGTTAGAAATTATTCAGCTAAAAAAACGGCGGGAGATCAATTTgaagaagttgaaaaagaaaattatgaaagagCTGAATTTGGACCGTCGGTTGCAAGACATAAAAATTACATATCGTGCTCCTCTTGCAATGTTCAGTGACCGTATTGTCTTCACACCTATTGAAATAAAAGGAGACAAGCATGTTAAGATTATGTTTGACAGGATAAACTCTACGCCCCAATTAAAAGCTGCTGAGTTGTATATAAGTGTGGAGCCTCATATAGAAGTTGGCGGTGCAGATGTGCAACAAACAACTTTGGAGGGTGGTGGCGGGGAAGAATTCCAATCATTACATGCAGATAGTCATCCGACTCTTACCCCGTCCACTATAGTTGGGGGTTATACATTACCATGTCAAGAGACACCAACTCCAATGGAGGCTTGCGGATCTAGTTATCAACAAGAATATATTCAATCTCAAGGGCGGGAAGGtgaagacgaagacgaagatGATGTTGATCATGGTAGAGATGAGTATGAAGAGATGATTGGGAGAGATGACTTTCACGAGAATACTATAAACTATGAAAATGTTGACAATGTCTGTGATGATGTCGTGGATgatcatgatgatgatgctaTAGAGTTTCAAGATGATATAGGCGATGGTGATCATGCTACAGTCCCTACATATGAAGCTCATGGCCTGTCATTCCATGCAAACACTTGGGATAATGTTATTGATCCTTCAAATGTTGAGATACCATTTTCATCAAGTTGGGGGCGGGGAATGAATTTTAGCAAAGGGTTGATTTTCCCTAATAAAGAGGCTGTGAAACAAGCATTAATAGTTTACTCTCTAGATAACAACAAGAATTATATAACTGAGTGGTCCAACCAGAAAAGATTGTGTGTGAAGTGTGCAAATGAGTCATGTGCATGGAAAGTCCGAGCATTCTCGCAACCGAAGCTTAACAGATTATGGGCTGTCAAAGTATTTGGCGGTCCTCACACTTGTCCATCAGTTGGGGTGAACAAAGATGGCAGAATGATGGATTCGAATTTTCTTGCCAAAGAACTGCATAAATATGTACTTGAAGATCACACTAGCAAAATAAAGGATCTCCAAAATCTGATGAAGGAAAGGTTTAACCACGATATATCATACTACAAgatatgggatgcgaaacaaaaggctATTGCAAACATACACGGGAATTGGGAAGAGTCGTACCAAAAGTTGCagaagttgttgttggcatataAGGATAGCGATCCAGGTACACAAGTAAAGTTTCGGTCGATCAATGGGGACATATCGGGTACTATTATATTCAAGTATGTGTTTAGGGCTTTTGCTCCTTCTATTGTTGGATTCGCACATTGTAGGCCAGtgattagtattgatggaactcatctttatggaaaatataaaggaaaGTTGTTGATTGCAATGGCTACCGATGCTAATAATGAGATTTTTCCGCTTGCCTTTGCGGTTGTGGATGATGAGACGGGGGCCAGTTGGGGATGGTTTTTAGAATGCTTGCGGACCGCAATACGGGATGTGGTACCCAATTCTGGCATTTGCATAATATCAGACCGACATAAAGGTATAATATCATCCATTGCCCAGTGGCCCAATAATTATGTTCCGGTATATCATAGATATTGCATTAGACATGTGGCcagcaacttcaacacccaaTTTAATGACAAGTTCTTAAAGTCTTTGGCCTTGAAAGCAGGAGACAAGCATCAAGATCGCaaacttgaaaaaatattgGATTGCCTTAAGGAAGTTGAACAAGCATGA
- the LOC142625181 gene encoding serine/threonine-protein phosphatase 7 long form homolog gives MTITLQDVEVIMGLPIEGEAMVGPSKRIWEDVCAKMLGIQIPNGPQTVLKGQRILIPALVERIRQPLPPNANEIQVHQYARCYILALLGDMVFLEKSGDRVHLMWLEFMQNLRNPRKYSWGSAALSWLYRQLCNATDKKAKQIGGPLILVQLWIYVRFPHMSPQMVRQPEGVYGPPLPPIPLGMQWAGAMCTKNAPTHVLSAYRNQIATTRPDQVKWEPYGNDLSHLPPSFSIEGSNVWRSTVPLICFWLVEFYLPDRVLRQFGLKQEQPIDANTNRALHKIDARGKVEKNWSVEHAVHIQKWNDRGEYVCNAPRMEEVMSCHHPYMVWYCRITRLYIDRASAKMDILVMCTN, from the exons atgacgATCACATTGCAAGATGTGGAAGTTATCATGGGGTTGCCCATCGAGGGTGAGGCAATGGTTGGGCCTTCTAAAAGAATTTGGGAAGACGTGTGTGCTAAAATGCTTGgaattcaaattccaaatgGCCCTCAAACTGTGCTAAAAGGTCAAAGGATTCTAATACCCGCACTTGTTGAAAGAATCAGACAACCACTGCCTCCGAATGCCAATGAGATTCAAGTTCATCAGTATGCTCGCTGTTATATACTAGCCCTACTAGGGGATATGGTATTTCTTGAAAAGTCCGGAGATAGGGTCCATCTCATGTGGTTAGAGTTCATGCAGAACCTTCGTAATCCACGCaagtatagttggggtagtgcagCCTTATCATGGTTGTATAGACAGTTGTGCAATGCAACCGACAAGAAGGCAAAGCAGATTGGCGGACCACTGATTTTAGTCCAATTGTGGATATATGTCAGGTTCCCACATATGTCCCCACAAATGGTGCGCCAACCCGAGGGTGTTTATGGtccaccactaccaccaattCCTCTTGGTATGCA GTGGGCAGGGGCGATGTGTACAAAGAATGCTCCCACGCACGTGCTTTCCGCATATCGCAATCAAATTGCCACGACACGGCCCGACCAG GTTAAGTGGGAGCCATACGGAAATGACTTGAGCCACCTTCCTCCTAGTTTTAGCATTGAGGGAAGTAACGTGTGGAGGTCAACCGTTCCACTTATATGTTTCTGGCTTGTAGAGTTTTACCTACCCGATCGTGTCCTGCGACAGTTTGGGCTAAAGCAGGAACAACCCATAGATGCTAATACCAATCGTGCTTTGCACAAAATAGATGCGAGGGGCAAGGTAGAGAAAAATTGGTCGGTGGAACATGCAGTCCATATTCAGAAGTGGAATGATCGTGGCGAGTACGTTTGTAATGCACCTAGGATGGAAGAGGTGATGTCATGTCATCATCCATATATGGTGTGGTATTGTAGAATCACTCGACTGTATATCGACCGCGCTAGTGCTAAGATGGACATTTTGGTAATGTgcactaattaa